A region of Maridesulfovibrio sp. DNA encodes the following proteins:
- a CDS encoding portal protein, whose product MRHTKNNKYLRRLQSLRQERNSWESHWQEISDYILPRKGVYDGDRPNDGRMRSGRIIDSTATRALRILAAGLQGGLTSPARPWFRLGISDRDLARHKSVREWISKVENSMYRALARSNFYSCIHSLYTELAGFGTGILYCEPDEERGIRFRTLTAGEYCLATDAQGRVDTVYREFKMTARQLEKRFGSENLPGTVHTSLNVNRDHWFDVLHVVQPRDEFDVDRMDTMNMPFESVFLLNGQGGHVLSESGFVENPYMAPRWDTAAMDVYGRSPAMDVLADVKMLMEMSKSQIQAVHLTLRPPMKVPSMYSRRLNLLPGGQNPVEQNQQDSVAPLYQVRPDLAGVSNKIQDVRTAIREGFYNDIFMMMAGSNRRTITAAEVAERHEEKLIQLGPVIERQHTELLDPLIDRVFGILHRAGQLPDPPSVLEGADLKIDYISVLAQAQKMVGTQSIQSLAQFVGNLAQANPEVLDKVDMDRAVDDYAELIGVPNGIVRSGDEVEKFRSSRREENMKQQQLQQNLQAASLGSAIIKNLSQAGLNPAQFQGMVDRAGRMGPAL is encoded by the coding sequence ATGAGACATACTAAAAATAATAAATATTTAAGACGATTGCAGAGTTTGCGCCAGGAACGCAATAGCTGGGAATCGCATTGGCAGGAGATCAGTGATTATATTCTGCCCCGCAAGGGAGTTTATGACGGAGACCGCCCCAATGACGGGCGCATGAGGTCCGGCAGGATTATTGATTCAACAGCCACAAGAGCTTTACGTATTTTAGCTGCCGGACTGCAAGGAGGTTTGACCTCTCCGGCCAGACCGTGGTTCCGTCTTGGTATTTCAGATCGAGACCTTGCCCGGCATAAGTCAGTGCGCGAATGGATTTCCAAAGTGGAGAATTCCATGTATCGCGCGTTGGCCCGCAGTAACTTTTATTCCTGTATTCATTCGCTGTATACGGAATTGGCAGGATTCGGCACCGGGATTCTGTATTGCGAACCGGATGAAGAGCGTGGAATACGTTTCCGCACCCTGACTGCCGGTGAATACTGTCTTGCCACGGATGCGCAGGGGCGTGTGGATACGGTCTACCGCGAATTCAAGATGACAGCCCGTCAGTTGGAAAAAAGATTCGGCAGTGAAAATCTGCCGGGAACAGTGCATACCAGCCTGAATGTGAATCGTGATCATTGGTTTGACGTGCTGCATGTGGTCCAGCCACGTGACGAGTTCGATGTGGACCGCATGGATACCATGAATATGCCTTTTGAGTCCGTATTCCTTCTTAATGGGCAGGGTGGACATGTTCTTTCGGAGAGCGGATTTGTGGAGAATCCGTACATGGCTCCGCGCTGGGATACTGCGGCAATGGATGTTTACGGGCGTTCTCCGGCTATGGATGTACTGGCGGATGTTAAGATGCTCATGGAAATGAGCAAGAGCCAGATTCAGGCCGTGCATCTGACTTTACGTCCGCCCATGAAGGTTCCTTCCATGTATTCAAGGCGATTGAACCTGTTGCCGGGTGGGCAGAATCCGGTAGAGCAGAATCAGCAGGATTCGGTTGCACCGCTTTATCAGGTTCGCCCTGATCTGGCTGGAGTCAGCAATAAAATTCAGGATGTGCGTACTGCTATCAGAGAAGGTTTTTACAATGATATCTTCATGATGATGGCAGGTTCCAACCGCAGAACCATAACTGCCGCGGAAGTTGCCGAACGGCATGAGGAAAAGTTGATTCAGCTCGGTCCGGTTATTGAGCGGCAGCATACCGAGCTGCTTGATCCGCTCATTGACAGGGTTTTCGGTATTCTGCACAGGGCCGGACAACTGCCTGATCCTCCCTCGGTTCTGGAAGGTGCAGATCTCAAAATTGACTATATTTCCGTACTGGCACAGGCCCAGAAAATGGTTGGTACTCAGTCAATACAGTCGCTGGCCCAGTTTGTGGGCAATCTTGCACAGGCAAACCCCGAGGTTCTGGACAAGGTGGACATGGACCGTGCTGTTGATGATTATGCGGAGCTTATCGGAGTTCCCAACGGTATTGTCCGTTCCGGTGATGAGGTCGAAAAATTCAGGAGTAGTCGCCGGGAAGAGAACATGAAACAGCAGCAGTTGCAGCAAAATTTACAGGCTGCTTCATTGGGATCGGCAATAATTAAGAATTTATCGCAAGCAGGTTTGAACCCGGCTCAGTTTCAGGGAATGGTTGACCGGGCCGGCCGAATGGGGCCGGCGTTATAG
- a CDS encoding Com family DNA-binding transcriptional regulator has translation MIEHRCPVCRRLLLKGKVIEVQVKCPKCKKLVKIIGE, from the coding sequence ATGATTGAACACCGCTGTCCGGTCTGCCGCAGGCTTTTGCTGAAAGGAAAAGTTATTGAAGTGCAGGTAAAATGTCCGAAGTGTAAGAAGCTTGTGAAAATTATAGGTGAGTAA
- a CDS encoding aminobutyrate aminotransferase yields the protein MPSYYRPDLPAAKEGQSNVWFSNGSPGFNGYFKWHRTTYGTNPRSSAQGLNAPADWRVPEDWTFSEKTGHWYTPAEMQNAGYSKIDGEWLHPNDIRQREVDRQNAEFDAKVALRKETQGRMRKVHALGRKKTILTGPDGVSGKAKISKEFLNRSKGVLK from the coding sequence ATGCCCAGTTATTACAGGCCGGATCTGCCTGCAGCAAAGGAAGGACAATCAAATGTCTGGTTCAGTAACGGTTCCCCGGGATTTAATGGATATTTTAAATGGCACCGTACTACTTACGGCACTAATCCTCGGTCATCAGCACAAGGGTTGAATGCTCCGGCTGATTGGCGCGTCCCGGAAGACTGGACCTTTTCGGAAAAAACCGGGCATTGGTACACTCCTGCAGAGATGCAGAATGCCGGGTACAGCAAAATTGACGGAGAATGGCTGCATCCCAACGATATTCGTCAGCGCGAAGTGGACCGCCAGAATGCGGAGTTTGATGCAAAGGTAGCTCTGCGTAAGGAAACACAGGGACGCATGCGCAAGGTTCATGCCCTTGGGCGCAAGAAGACCATTCTCACCGGACCGGACGGAGTGTCCGGTAAGGCGAAGATCAGTAAAGAATTTTTAAACCGCTCCAAAGGAGTTTTGAAATGA
- a CDS encoding GNAT family N-acetyltransferase produces MYGFEVEGGFTFYKFRDFDGTEALTDGHLHWFWEIMRKAGQISVIFYDGTVESFSDFQQLVRREDQHFFFGFKDREPSGLFWLNGFTPKSCFVHIASMPGFHGKGTLQMGRGGLRHLLSVTDVAGGYLFDCIKGLIPVTNVLACRMAERSGFRKAGILPQAAYLAADNKSVDAAIFCAVRNNQDGESVVKIFNKGE; encoded by the coding sequence ATGTATGGTTTTGAAGTGGAGGGAGGTTTCACCTTCTATAAATTCCGGGACTTTGACGGCACAGAAGCCCTCACGGACGGGCATTTGCACTGGTTCTGGGAAATAATGCGTAAGGCCGGGCAGATTTCGGTAATTTTTTATGACGGAACCGTGGAATCCTTCAGCGATTTTCAGCAACTGGTGCGCCGTGAAGATCAGCATTTCTTTTTCGGCTTCAAGGATCGAGAACCGTCCGGATTGTTCTGGTTGAACGGATTTACCCCGAAATCGTGTTTTGTGCACATTGCCTCCATGCCCGGATTTCACGGCAAAGGAACTTTGCAGATGGGGCGCGGTGGATTGCGCCATTTATTGTCAGTGACTGACGTGGCGGGCGGATATCTGTTTGACTGTATAAAGGGTTTGATACCAGTGACCAATGTTTTGGCCTGTCGCATGGCGGAACGGTCCGGTTTCAGGAAAGCGGGAATCCTCCCGCAGGCAGCTTATCTGGCTGCGGATAACAAAAGCGTGGATGCTGCAATTTTTTGTGCGGTCAGGAATAATCAGGACGGAGAGTCCGTAGTAAAAATTTTTAATAAAGGAGAATGA
- a CDS encoding holin family protein, translating into MIGSILDIGSTIIDKIWPDAGEREKAKLRLMEMQKKGELADLEVRVRIMLAEMSGNWLQRSWRPILMLTIVAIVANNYLLYPYLALFWTKAPQLELPAQLWSLMELGLGGYVVGRSAEKVAKTWREKNG; encoded by the coding sequence ATGATCGGTTCAATTCTCGATATTGGTTCAACCATCATCGATAAGATCTGGCCTGATGCCGGAGAGCGTGAAAAAGCCAAGCTTCGGCTTATGGAAATGCAAAAAAAAGGTGAGCTAGCCGATCTTGAAGTACGGGTCAGAATCATGCTGGCGGAGATGTCCGGTAACTGGTTGCAGCGTTCATGGCGCCCGATCCTGATGCTGACCATTGTTGCTATCGTGGCAAATAATTATCTGCTTTATCCCTATCTGGCCTTGTTTTGGACTAAAGCTCCGCAGCTGGAACTGCCAGCGCAATTATGGTCGCTGATGGAATTGGGGCTTGGAGGGTATGTGGTCGGGCGCAGCGCCGAAAAGGTTGCAAAAACATGGAGGGAGAAAAATGGTTGA
- a CDS encoding sulfite exporter TauE/SafE family protein, whose protein sequence is MDMLTVGIALVSFVLSFVFALGGVGSAVVLIPILTWMGVPFNLARPTGLFVNALSMIGATYSNIKEKRLDFRMGVPIVLASVIMAPVGAWIGHFLPLKLLMLFFISFLCFSGTMMLFFKASKYKDQFREDRPFFGPFGVGVLAGFISGLLGVGGGGVISPLMVLQGFNPKKVATVTAFAVPFSSIIAFAAYALMGSVSVRLLVFAGLAAWGGGYLGTKAMHAKMKPATVKKFLGGVLILLGIKLLWSVVLN, encoded by the coding sequence ATGGATATGCTTACTGTGGGCATCGCTTTAGTTTCATTTGTGCTGAGTTTTGTTTTTGCGCTTGGCGGAGTGGGCTCGGCGGTGGTGCTTATCCCTATATTGACATGGATGGGGGTCCCTTTCAATCTGGCACGTCCGACAGGCCTTTTTGTAAATGCTCTCAGCATGATAGGGGCTACCTACTCCAATATTAAAGAAAAACGTCTTGATTTCCGGATGGGAGTTCCCATCGTACTGGCCTCTGTGATTATGGCTCCGGTCGGTGCCTGGATCGGGCATTTTCTGCCTTTGAAGTTATTGATGCTGTTTTTTATCAGTTTCCTGTGTTTTTCCGGGACGATGATGCTTTTCTTCAAGGCTTCTAAATATAAGGATCAGTTCCGAGAGGACCGTCCTTTCTTCGGCCCTTTTGGGGTTGGGGTTCTGGCGGGATTTATTTCCGGACTGCTTGGTGTCGGCGGTGGTGGAGTCATCTCGCCGCTGATGGTTCTGCAGGGTTTCAATCCCAAGAAGGTGGCTACTGTCACCGCTTTTGCCGTTCCTTTTTCATCTATCATTGCTTTTGCGGCTTATGCCTTGATGGGTTCGGTTTCAGTCAGATTGCTTGTTTTTGCCGGATTGGCAGCCTGGGGGGGCGGATATCTGGGAACAAAGGCTATGCACGCTAAGATGAAACCGGCCACGGTAAAGAAATTTCTCGGCGGGGTACTTATCCTGCTGGGTATAAAACTACTATGGTCTGTTGTTTTGAATTAA
- a CDS encoding rhodanese-like domain-containing protein, which translates to MKVLDDAVAEMDFDFLSSGKHTMSVEGMRKVLGNGQENVVFLDVRTDKEMNYLVLPFAKHIPLHELPARMNELPKDKMVVAYCSSVFRSAVAYTLLRAHGFDQVKGMAASMEDIIKAFKPGPLGKM; encoded by the coding sequence ATGAAAGTTCTTGATGATGCTGTCGCTGAAATGGATTTTGATTTTTTGAGTTCCGGTAAACATACCATGAGCGTTGAAGGAATGCGTAAAGTATTAGGTAATGGACAGGAAAATGTGGTTTTTCTTGATGTGCGTACCGATAAGGAAATGAATTACCTAGTGCTGCCTTTCGCCAAACATATTCCGCTGCATGAATTGCCTGCTCGTATGAACGAGTTACCCAAAGATAAGATGGTAGTGGCTTACTGTTCTTCAGTTTTTCGTTCTGCTGTGGCGTACACTCTGCTCCGCGCGCATGGATTTGATCAGGTAAAAGGTATGGCAGCTTCAATGGAAGATATTATCAAGGCTTTCAAACCCGGACCGTTAGGTAAAATGTAG